Within the Nitratireductor basaltis genome, the region GCTGGATCCCTCGATCATGGGGCTCGGACCGACCCTGTGTTCGACTGCGCTCATGAAACGCCATGAACTGGCGCGTGAGAATATTGATCTATGGGAACTGAATGAAGCATTCGCCGCTCAGGTTCTGGCCTGCCTGGCAGCCTGGGACGATGCCGATTACTGCAGGGAAGTGCTTGGCCTGGAAGGACCTTTCGGCCGGATTGATCGCGACAAGCTCAATGTCGATGGCGGGGCGATCAGCCTCGGGCATCCGGTGGGAACAAGTGGCAACCGCATCGTGCTGCATCTGGTGAACGCCATGCGGCGGAAGAAACTCAAGCGAGGGATCGCCACCGAATGCATTGGCGGTGGTCTTGGCGGCGCAATGCTTCTGGAGGTGGTCTGATGTCTGTTTCTGAAGCGAAGGTCTGGGAGAAACTGAAGAGCCGCAATATCGAGCTGGGACCAGTCACCGATATCGCAGATGGCGAATACCGACACTGGAAGATCGCGCGCGATGCCGGCGATGTCGCCTGGCTGGTTCTCGATCGCGCAGGCGAGAGCGCCAACACACTTTCCGAAGAGGTCATGGAAGAACTGGGAGAGATCCTGGAGAACCTCGACAAGAAGCGCCCGAAGGCACTCGTGTTGCGCTCGGCCAAGCCCGGCGGCTTTGCGGCCGGTGCGGATATCCGTGACTTCAAGGGTGTTCGTGATGCACGCCAGATCGAAGAGCGCATGAAGGATGCTCACCGTATCCTGGACCGATTGGCCCATGCGTCCTATCCAACCCTGGCGATTGTTCATGGCCATTGTCTGGGCGGCGGTCTGGAGCTGGCGCTTGGTTGTGATCACCGCATTGCCATTGCCGGGGCAACCTTCGGTCTTCCCGAAGTGCTGCTGGGGCTACATCCCGGGCTTGGCGGCACCTATCGTTTGCCTGCGCTGATCGATCCGATCGAAGCCATGACCATGATGCTGACCGGCAAGACGGTGCATGATCGCAAGGCCAGGAAGCTTGGACTGGTCGAGGCAGTCATCGAAGAGCGCCATGTCGACAAGGCAGTCTCGGATTTCGCCGCCGGGGGCCTGAAGAAGCAGGACAGGAACACTGCAGGCTTTGCGAGCGGTTGGAAGGAGCGGCTGCTGGGGCTTGGGCCTGCGCGCGGGCTTGCGGCCAAACGCATGCGCGGGGAGGTGGAGAAGCGCGCCAGGCGCGAACATTATCCCGCGCCCTATGCCCTCATCGAATTGTGGGAACACGCTAATGGTGACATGGAGCGTGCGCAGAAAGCCGAGATACGCTCGTTTGCCGAGCAGTTGAGTGGAGAGACCGCCCAGAACCTGATCCGCGTCTTCTTCCTGCGGGAGAAGATGAAGTCCAAGGCCAAGGGGGAAAGCGACATCGCGCATGTCCATGTGATCGGGGCAGGGACAATGGGCGGCGACATCGCGACATGGTGCGCTGCGCGAGGCTTGAAGGTCACGCTCAGCGACCTGCAGCCGAAGGCGATCGCTGCCGCGGTTGGCCGCGCGTCCAAATTCTATGACAAGAAGCTCCATTCAGGTATTGCGCAGCGTGATGCGCTGGACCTGTTGATGCCCGACTTCAACGGCGTTGGTGTTTCCACGGCCGACATTGTCATCGAAGCCGTCGCGGAGAAGGTCGAAATCAAGAAGGCCCTTTATGCCGAGCTGGCAAGGAAGATGAAGCCGGGCGCCATATTGGCCACCAACACTTCCAGCATCCCGCTTGAAGACCTGCGGGAAAGCGCGCCATCGCCCGAGCGGTTCGTTGGGGTCCACTTCTTCAATCCGGTTACGCAGATGGAGCTTGTTGAGATCGTACGGCACGACCGGGTCTCCGACGAGACATTGGTGCGCGCACAGGCCTTTTGCGGTGACATTTCCCGTTTGCCTGCTCTGGTGAGAAGTGCTCCCGGCTTCCTGGTCAATCGCGCACTGTTTCCCTATCTTGCCGAAGCCTTTCTCCTTATTGACGAAGGTGTGGCGAAAGAGACGATCGACCGGGCGGCCGAACGGTTCGGAATGCCGATGGGGCCTGTGGAACTCGCAGATCGCGTGGGGCTCGACATATGTCTCGAAGTCGCGCGCATGCTGCGGGAGTCAGACCCGGAAAACACTTTGCCAGCGCCTCCCGCATGGCTTGAGAGGCATGTTCAAAGCGGCGAGACAGGCAGGAAAGCCGGTCGCGGTCTCTACAGCTATGATGAGAAGGGCAAGCCGAAAAAGCAGTCGTCTTCCGGTGACGACAGCGAGGATCTGTCAGCACTGGCGGACAGAATGGTGCTGCCCATGCTGAACACGCTGGTCGCCTGTCTTCGTGAAGGCGTAGTCGAAGACGAGGAAACGCTGGACGGCGCAATGATCTTCGGGACCGGCTTCGCACCCTTCAGGGGCGGGCCCCTGCACTATGCCCGCAAGCGGGGTGTTGCGGATATCAAAGCAGCGCTTTCCAAGCTG harbors:
- a CDS encoding 3-hydroxyacyl-CoA dehydrogenase NAD-binding domain-containing protein — protein: MSVSEAKVWEKLKSRNIELGPVTDIADGEYRHWKIARDAGDVAWLVLDRAGESANTLSEEVMEELGEILENLDKKRPKALVLRSAKPGGFAAGADIRDFKGVRDARQIEERMKDAHRILDRLAHASYPTLAIVHGHCLGGGLELALGCDHRIAIAGATFGLPEVLLGLHPGLGGTYRLPALIDPIEAMTMMLTGKTVHDRKARKLGLVEAVIEERHVDKAVSDFAAGGLKKQDRNTAGFASGWKERLLGLGPARGLAAKRMRGEVEKRARREHYPAPYALIELWEHANGDMERAQKAEIRSFAEQLSGETAQNLIRVFFLREKMKSKAKGESDIAHVHVIGAGTMGGDIATWCAARGLKVTLSDLQPKAIAAAVGRASKFYDKKLHSGIAQRDALDLLMPDFNGVGVSTADIVIEAVAEKVEIKKALYAELARKMKPGAILATNTSSIPLEDLRESAPSPERFVGVHFFNPVTQMELVEIVRHDRVSDETLVRAQAFCGDISRLPALVRSAPGFLVNRALFPYLAEAFLLIDEGVAKETIDRAAERFGMPMGPVELADRVGLDICLEVARMLRESDPENTLPAPPAWLERHVQSGETGRKAGRGLYSYDEKGKPKKQSSSGDDSEDLSALADRMVLPMLNTLVACLREGVVEDEETLDGAMIFGTGFAPFRGGPLHYARKRGVADIKAALSKLEDKHGQRFAPDEGWQRLEN